TCAGCTCTTTTGTTTATTATGATAGCTCTGGTAATTCGGGCTGTTACATTACCTAACGCAGCAGAGGGCCTTGCATTTTATCTTTTACCCAATGTAAACAGTATTAAAGAACATGGACTTTGGACCATTATTTATGCAGCTATGGGACAGGCATTTTTCACCTTGAGTATTGGGATGGGCAGCATGGCGATTTTCGGAAGTTATGTTTCTAAGGACAGGAGATTACTTGGAGAAGGCTTAAATATTACAATCCTCGATACTTCTGTGGCTATTATGGCAGGCTTTATTATTTTCCCTGCATGCTTTGCTTTTGGGGTAAACCCAGGCAGCGGTCCTGGATTGGTTTTCGTTACTCTTCCTAATATCTTTAATTCCATGCCCCTTGGACAAGTATGGGGATCAGCATTTTTTGTTTTTATGGTTTTTGCGGCATTATCAACTGTTATTGCAGTATTTGAAAATATCATTTCTTTCGGTATTGACCTTTTTGGCTGGGCAAGAAAAAAGTCTGTTATAATCAATCTTATTGCCATTATCATTCTGGCAATGCCAGCTGCTTTAGGATTTAATCTGTGGAGTCATATTGCTCCTTTAGGAGAAGGTACTAATATTTTGGATTTAGAGGACTTTATTGTAAGTAATAATATTCTTCCTATAGGTTCCTTGGTTTATGTTCTTTTCTGTGTAACCCGTTATGGATGGGGATGGGATAACTTTATAAAAGAAGCCAATACAGGAAAAGGACTTAAATTTCCAGAACAACTTAGATTTTATCTGACATTTATTTTGCCGATTATACTGTTAGCTATTTTTGTGTTTGGATATATTGATAAATTTTAAATAGCAGT
The genomic region above belongs to Defluviitalea saccharophila and contains:
- a CDS encoding sodium-dependent transporter, which translates into the protein MQQEREKFSSRLGFILISAGCAIGLGNVWRFPYITGLYGGGLFVLIYLLFLLIFGLPIMVMEFSVGRASQKSVATSFDVLEPKGSKWHAFKWFGMAGNYLLMMFYTTISGWMLAYLFFMVRGDFVGRTPAEVESIFGGLVASAGGSVFWMIITCLLGFGVCSLGLQNGVEKITKIMMSALLFIMIALVIRAVTLPNAAEGLAFYLLPNVNSIKEHGLWTIIYAAMGQAFFTLSIGMGSMAIFGSYVSKDRRLLGEGLNITILDTSVAIMAGFIIFPACFAFGVNPGSGPGLVFVTLPNIFNSMPLGQVWGSAFFVFMVFAALSTVIAVFENIISFGIDLFGWARKKSVIINLIAIIILAMPAALGFNLWSHIAPLGEGTNILDLEDFIVSNNILPIGSLVYVLFCVTRYGWGWDNFIKEANTGKGLKFPEQLRFYLTFILPIILLAIFVFGYIDKF